A region from the Dendropsophus ebraccatus isolate aDenEbr1 chromosome 1, aDenEbr1.pat, whole genome shotgun sequence genome encodes:
- the ASCL1 gene encoding achaete-scute homolog 1, producing MDATAKAESGSSQPFLQPACYYAQSLPLSPGDAGQPGSKSMPKQLKRQRSSSPELMRCKRRLNFNGFGYSLPQQQPAAVARRNERERNRVKLVNLGFATLREHVPNGAANKKMSKVETLRSAVEYIRALQQLLDEHDAVSAAFQSGVLSPTISPNYGHDMNSMAGSPVSSYSSDEGSYDPLSPEEQDLLDFTTWF from the coding sequence ATGGACGCCACTGCCAAGGCAGAGAGCGGCTCCAGCCAGCCCTTCCTGCAGCCAGCCTGCTACTATGCCCAGAGCTTGCCGCTCAGCCCGGGAGACGCAGGGCAGCCCGGCTCCAAGTCCATGCCAAAGCAGCTCAAGAGGCAGCGCTCGTCCTCCCCGGAGCTTATGAGGTGCAAGAGGAGGCTCAACTTCAACGGCTTTGGCTACAGCCTGCCCCAGCAGCAGCCGGCCGCCGTTGCCCGGAGGAACGAGCGAGAGAGGAACAGAGTCAAGTTGGTGAACCTGGGCTTTGCCACCCTGCGGGAGCATGTGCCCAACGGCGCTGCCAACAAGAAGATGAGCAAGGTGGAGACGCTTCGCTCTGCGGTGGAGTACATCCGGGCGCTGCAGCAGCTGCTGGACGAACACGACGCTGTCAGCGCTGCCTTCCAGTCTGGGGTGCTGTCACCCACCATCTCCCCCAACTATGGGCATGACATGAACTCTATGGCAGGGTCCCCTGTCTCCTCCTACTCCTCCGACGAAGGGTCCTATGATCCTTTGAGTCCAGAGGAACAAGACCTGCTAGACTTCACTACCTGGTTCTGA